From the genome of Magnolia sinica isolate HGM2019 chromosome 12, MsV1, whole genome shotgun sequence:
GTTGTCTTTAAACTATTTGAGAAGTGCGAGTTAGATCCTTGCGGAGGCGATTAGAAAAAGTAGGGCATGGAATCACGTCaccttttctcttttatttattttaatgagaAAGATTTCTCTATGGCTCCGGATTTTTGGAAGCCTtaagatctatggctacggattcccATAGCCTTTGACCATTTTTCTGAAAAACTTATGATTTAGGGGCGTCCAGCACAACCGCGCGTAAAGGTCCCTGACCGCTAGTAAAGTCTTTACCGACGCCACTTTTACGGCAGTttcctgaccgccggtaaagcctttaccggcAGTTTTGAACCGCCAGTagaggccagttttcttgtagtgggtgggcccacaaagtttactcggtaTGCTAAAGTGGGATTGAAATGGCTGTTGACCTAAACACTCACCATGTACTAGTGTcaaagctccgtggggcccaactCAATGTATGTGATAAATATCTACACTGcttatccattttttgagctcattttacgGCATAGGGCAAAAAAtggagtagatccaaatatcatgtgggccataccacatgaaacactgATCATTttatgaccaccattgaaatcatcagtgtcaatatcaacttgatcaaaaaaatttgtggcccatacaaagtatttcatggtcaatcacctttatccatgtccgtgtgacatTAAcatcagtttggatggcaaataaacattacagtagatcctaggaaagttttaatggtggttgttcaatggtcattatttcttgtggtatagcccacctgagatttggaactacatttttgggctcatgtcctaaaatgatatagaaaaatgaatgggcagTGTGGACACACAACGCATATATTTCGGTGGGCCCTACGGAAAAATCCAGACGAAACTAATCCTTCAAGTGGACTTGGATTCAGTTGGTCAGTTTTAAAAAAAGTTGcatgagccccaccttgatgtatatgttttatctacttcCTCCATTCACTTTATGATATCATTTTTAggaatgatacaaaaaatgagataaatctaagtctaaggtggcccacaccaGAAGTCATAGTAacgatttaataataataaataaataaacgagcGGACTTTTGTTCGAACTTGGCTCAgttcagctcaactcggctcataTATTTGGATCCAACCAAATCAAGCTCTAGCTAATATAATCTTGACCAAACCAAGATCAAACAATATGGATAAACTCAAAGCTCGGTCCATATAAAGTTGAACAGATGTGCCACGTAAACAAGCTAAACCAAACTTGGGTCACATCCAGTTCAACTCATCTGTCACAAATCCCAAGACACAGGAGAattggtgccacgtatcctagcCAGTGATTTTCCTTTCCCATGGACGGTGTCTACATTGGGCTTATGCTTAAAACgacctgaaaaaatggatagcaGCCTGCGTAAAACGCATGTCAGTGTTGGCCCTAGCACCTATCTATATGGAGGTGGATTCAGTGCCAAAGGCTTCCGTTAAGAATGGGGGATCCCCGTTGGCAACAACCACGGTAGTAGTTGCGGAATTACTGGACTGGAAGAGGACAACCTGTTGTTCCTGCTCCTCTTTCTTCGCTTCGAGGACGGAGGTCCTACTGTAGGTAACAGCAGGCACAAGCACTTGACCAAAGGGGACCAGCGCTTCTACTCCTCCACCGAGGAGCGGTTCGCAACGAGAAGCAAGGGATGTCATGAACGGTGGGAGGTCACGGAGAGGGAGTTACTGTGCTagccatccgttttgagagctcattgtAAGACATGTGACAAGAAATGAGGTGGATCAAAAAGTCAAGTAAACATTTGTGGGCTTATGAATGAAACATTCATAAGCCCACAAATGTTTAATAATGGGATaaggttttcttcttcttcttcttctttttttcatcccagtgggagtgaacttataaatggtttggattgcatataaacataaagGTGAAGCCTAGGAAGGTATCAACACTAGGCATTtatttccccagttttccctctcatttggCCTCCTTGAGCTCTAGAGTTTCCTATTTTTTTGTCACGTCCTAAAAGAGCCTTTTCCCACTGTAAATCTCACCTTTTGAACGCTTATAAACTTTACTTtctaagaataaaccattatgcACGGAACACTATTTgcagacaaaaatacccttgcatcACGGTGGCACCGTGATATCCATGGTGCCACCATGGAACTCTGTGTTGTCCCCGGTGGCACcgtccactaccaaaaaaaggggtcaAAGCCTAAGCAAAatacctatggctacgaattataaccgtagccttCCCTAGCATAGTCATTGCTTCTTGAAGACATGTGACAAGAAATGAGGTGGAGCAAAAAGTCAAGTAAGCTATAAAAgtgggaaacattggggattgaatgaAACATTCATGAGCCCACAAATGTTTAATAACAGGATaaggttttcttcttcttcttctccctttccttttttttttttttccaattcatccatgtgggagtgaccttataaatggtttggattgcatataaacataaagGTGAATcctaggaaggtatcaatggtttTGCATTTATTTCCCaagttttccctctcatttggCCTCCAAGAGCTTTAGAGTCACCTATTTTTTCGTCACATCCTAAAAGAGCTTTTTCCGACTATAAatcccaccttttacccaccgtcttttTTGATCACTCCTAAACATTACTTTTCAAGACTAAACTATTATGTACAGAAATACTATTTGCATATGAAAATACTTTTGCATTCACGGTGGCACCATGATATTCATAACTCTATGTTGTCCTAAAGGTGGCACCGTCCATTACCAAAAAAAAGAGTCAAAGCCGTAGCAAAACATCTatgactacggattataacccTAGCCTTTTGTAGCATAGCCATTACTCCATTATATTCGTAGCCATTAGTTCTATGGCTATAGATCtaatccacaccacatgaagcggTGGGGATTTaaagcctaccattaaaagcttcctaggagccacaagttttggatcaagataatattaaTGTTTTCCTCTTGTACAGGTCTGTGggaccctatgaacaggttggatgatgacaaaacatcatagtgggccttaagataAATTTCAactgtaagagtttaatccccaattcttcatgttgtgtggtccacttgagccttccgaATGCCTACTTTTTtgataaatgaagggaaaacacaaatatcagctttatccaaaaattctgtgggccccagaaattttcaatggtagaatttcaattcacactgtttcccgtggtgaggtacacttgagacttgaatatatttcatttttgggatcaagcaataaaattatcttttaaaatggatggacggagtagataaaataagtagatcacggtggaccctacggagtttactcggtacgcttatctcagtacgcaatccgcttccgaagttcctgcgctggtaagccaggtgggggccactgtgatgtaagtgagaaatccactcctccGTCTATGCACGTCGCCAGATcattttaacggtaggcatttgCTTCCTAGGCTCTTTGAGTTTTCGATCCGCCTATTTTTAGtcacatatcttaaaatgagatcgcaaaatggatggacggggtgaatttctcacaaacatcatggtggaccccaccaagcttACCAGCGCAGCAACTTCCTGTGtgatggaaacggattgcgtactgagtaaactctgtgagatccaccttgatttatgtattttatccgctccgtccatccattttctcagataattttagtgcttaagcccaaaaatgaaggaaataaatcttcaaatggaccacaccacaggaaacagttggcttgaacatctactgttgaaaatttattgggggctacagaagatttggatcaagcttatatttgttttttccgttTATGCACGTCttcgtgatcttatgaacaggttggatgacataaaacatcactgtgggcactggaaaggtttcaacggtggaaatcattatccctactgtttcctgtggtatgatccaattgatctttggatatgattagaTTTTGGGATctaccccttaaattagatggaaaaacggatggacggggtggatagaccgcatacattcaaggtgggcccaattgagtttactcagtacgatgagagcatactgagtaactcaggacgcaatccgatttcaggaAGGATacggtgggacgcggattgcgtcctacccccgtccggacggtaatccgtctgggcagggctctgtggggcccacagtgatgtaagtgtttatccacgccattcatcgtttttctcatattattttaagatatgagccaaaaaataaggcaggtcTAGGAATTAAGGGGATCACAAggtagacattgaacttccaccattaaaaacttcttgagagatggagaagtttcagatcaagctgatatttgtgttttcacttcatccacgtctacatgaccttattaatagtttgcactgtaaaataaacatcacggtggcccttagaaaggtttcaacggtgggtgtcattatcactggagcttcctttggtgtggtccactggatctgtggacatacttcattttttaagatcataccttaaaatgatatgagaaaagcgatgaacagcgtggataaaacacttacatcacgttgggagCGCCCCCCCCGGACGGattagggtaggacgcaatccgcgtccgatacgGTGTAGACATAAGTCGTAGTCTCGTAGAAAAGGAAAGCTGTAAGTCaaccttttcttctccttcctctCTACAGAGCTTTCCTTCAACTCTTTCCTTCCTTCCTTAGAGAGCTTACCACAAACATGGCCCGTGATCACACCATAAGTTGTAAGATTTCCGGCCAAATAAAGAAAAGTAATGAAAATCAAGAACCAATCGCAGCCATCGAAATTCGTCTGAAGAAGAAGCATCGTCAACTGCTAGATTTGTCCAGACATGATCTCACTTTTACAGTTGCCACTGACACGGAGATTCTGAACATAACTAAGTCCTTGTCAGTCGAGATGTCCAGCTTACTCATTCCACAGAACCTGCAGCTCTTCATTCCCACAATGCTTTCCGACCTAGAGTTATGTTCCTGTGCACTTGGAAATTTGAAAGAACCCATTGCCGTCTCTCTCCGTTCTATAGCAGAAGAGGTGGTTAGAAGGGGACGTTACTCGCTGCAGGTTGTATTGGAGATTCAACATCTTACGTCATCTTTCTACTTTGAAGATGAAGTGATCCACCAGGCTACTACAGACTCGATGGACATAGATGGGAACAGTGGAAGATTCGGCGGGACCCCTGCTTCAAGATCATCAATTGAGGAGGCTTTGAGAACAGAGAAGGTAGGAGAaagagattggatggagaatTGTAGAATTTGTTTGGATGAGTTTGGTGAAGGTATGGAAGTAAAGCGCATGCCTTGCTTGCATGTTTTCCACGGAGCTTGCATTACTCAATGGTTGAAGCAGAGTAGCATGTGTCCTTTGTGCcgggttagggtttaaggaggAGGATATACattattcttttttcttctttttttattttctatttttaaaattttttaaattcttttatttCTGATGATATATTTTGTATTTGAAACTACGTTTAGAATGATGGAATCAGGATTCATTTATTATTTGATGATTtgttcaatcttgaaagagtcatAGGTTATTGTGACTCTAGTTTTATTGATGTGGATCAATAATTCTTGGGGCTGTATGTTTGTGGGAGCCAATTAGGTGCAGcccttaaggtggggcccaccttgattcatataTTCtatattcaagccgtccatccgttttgcaattcattttaaagcattagcccaaaaatgaagcaaatccaattctcaggtggatcatAGTGTTTGAatgccttaccattaaaaacttcctagagctcacttttcgtaatgtttatttgccatccaacatgttaataaggTAAATATAAGCCttgatgaatgaaaaaaataaaaaattaacaaaaaaaacaaatatgagcatcatccaaaacttttgtggctcattaatggtcaatcaccattgtgtcCTATGGCATGGTGCACCTGAGAATTGGTTCTGCTTCATTTTaagactcatgctctaaaatgatatgataaaaacaAAACATGAATTTGCTCAGAATATTTGACAACCGCCCAAAGGGAAATGCCTTCTTTTTTACCTTGATAGTTTCCATTCTGCTCTTTTAATAACATCGGCCCAAAGGTGATTCACAGATCTGACCACACATAATAGGAGACCATGATAAAAGGACAGAAAGGAGCCCGTTGCATCCAAAACCTAATTCTAACCCCGCTTTTCTTTCACCTTAAGCCCAACACCATTTCAATTCCTCCCTCCTTGGATACTGTTGTTTGCTAGCTTGGTTTAGATCTTGCATTCAGACCACATTGCCTGAACTTTTTTTCCTCGAAGGTTTCTTGACCTGACAAGTCCAACCAGGTCTGAGCCAAAACAAATCGCTTCGCGAGTTtcacaataactcagctcaatgtCTAGCTGAGTCAAGTTAACTCagccaagtttcgagtcaagtcaccACATATGCCTGCTACCAGCTTGCCAGAAGATGCAACCATGATGTTTCTATTATATCCTCGATACTCTTGACAGTATATGATACTTGATTTGTGGGCACTAAGAACTAGTACACATGCTGCatacattaattcaaattaaaccgacaATATTATTGAATCATTGTAGCTAAGTCAGTTCCAAACCAGATTAACTAAATAATCCTAACCTCTATTTTTTGGAGACTGCTTTGATGAAATAGGACTAATGGATATTTTCCATTCTTAAACATCCgacaaatgtccaccaatctgacagTCGCAGTATAAATAAACATAATTTACAGTTCAAAATACAGCTATATTAGGACACATAATTTGataagtttaatttgaattacttgtcttACATGTATGCTATTTCCAAGTAATTTCTAGGTGTCTGTATCATCATCGCATGCATCCAGAGTATCAAAGGCTTTTCATCCAAACATTTACAACGCATTAAATCGATCCTTTACGCAATCTGTAGCCAGTCATAACGCATGAAATCAAGCAAGATTGGCCGTACCACCTGTCATTGCCCATTTACAAATTCGACCATCAACATACCCAATCCAAGACTTGCagggcatccaaacaggccacagccatatatttaaaataataataataagttgaGAAAACCTAGATTACCTGTATTGGACAGACCTGCCAATCCAATGTGGATCATTGCGTATTTGTGTCTAAGTCTGTGGTTTTCCAActtttgggctatggcccatccaCAAAGAGAACCAAGCACAAGCAGTCTAATAGTTCAAAaactcactcaatttctagcagGGTTGGGTTAATTCGAGTCTTTACttatattataataattaattttaaaatatgtaGGGTGGTggaaattttctaaatttgttgGGCAGAttctaaaaaacaaaacaaaaaaggaagGCAAAACACAGCTTAATTGTTCGTTACACCAGTGGTTGGTCATGCCACTGAATGAAAGAGTTTGCTGTTTGAATCAACCTAGTTTTTGAGCCAACTCAATGAGTCTTGTCGAGTTCCAGCTGAGTAAGGATTAACTTTCTAAAAGAGCTCAAAATCTTGCCGAGTCACCGAGTTATAGAACTATGGTCTAGATCTCATGCAAAGGCCCGATCTATGGTTTTACAGTGTGTACAAATATTCCGCTTCCACACACAGCAACAATAAAAACATTCCCTTCAGCCATAAGACAAATAAACCCAGATTGATATTTATCGACGCCTTCAATTGATATCATATGCTTAACACACCTTGGTTAAAATGGCAAAAGCAATTTCTTTGCACATACTGGTACTAGTGTTCTACAACAAAACTTCATCTTTCAAAGCTCGACAGTCCTAAGTGAAATTCCCAATTACTATGCCAAAATTGTAGTTTAGAGGAAAGAACGTGCCATTGTAATGAAAAGAAGATTCCCCATTAAACTCACAGTCAAATATTCTTCTTCCTGATCTTCCCTTTGCCATGCCGCTTTTCTTTCTTCCCCTTTGATTTATGTTTCCGCTTCTTTCCTACGCCGCCAACAGGTTTTAGGGATGCCGATCCTGAAGCAGTGTTTCTGCCGTCAGCCATCTCCACATCTGTTAAAACCAGGCAAGAGGGACGCCAAACATCACAAGGACGAAGGAAATAGTAGGAGGAAACAGAGAGTCCTCATCATCAGATACACAGTTTGCCAACAGGCCGGATTCCTTTAATGTGGGAACATGGTTTGGTTTTCCAAATTACAGGCATGATGTGCCCCACAATGGATCAGGGATGCCCTGAAATTATCCCAGGATGGAAAATCGTAGACGTTGATTGTCAGGCTATTTTTCATTGAATGTGCACCGTTGCTATAGCCTCTTTAACATTATATTCATAGGCCAAAATCGAGGCATTAGGAACTTCCAACCCAGAATCTTTTTAACGCATCCCCCATCAACAATGAGGCCTattacctttcaaaaagaaaaacgaCCACAAGGCCCAACAGATCAATCTCACCAAACCATGTCCACACATACTGAATGTTGCACATCCTATGAGCAGGACATTAATTCCTCAAAAGGCTAAATACCAAGAAAATTTTAGGGAAATAATCTAGGTTGGCACATGGTTTGAAAATTTGTCCTCTACAAGTAATGCATAAGCTGTATCTGTTCCAGTCCAAAATGAAAAGAGTCGCAACGTTGATATGGGACCGCAGCGTCAGACTGAGATGGGGCAAGGTGTACTGGCTTCAGTCACCAGACAAGTCGCATTCCGAAACTGTTACTTAAATCCATGATTGGACACAGTGAAATAATGTGGTTGGTGAAGCTTGTCACAAACGGCAATGTGAAAGTGAGGTCAATTGATCCCACTGCCTCCTGCTAATCAAGAATGGTGATGTGGAGTGATGAATTGACCCCACTGCTACCTACAATGTCATGTTCATGTAACCATGCACACacatgtgcacgtgtgtgtgtgtaagagagaaacGTCTCAAGTCCATCAGTTGGACTGTCAGTTCCCATCCACCCAgcaacttccaacctttcatgcaTGTGCAGCCTTGACCCATTCAATAGGCTGTTCACATCCtgaggatcacctagtgcaaaaaaTCAGTGACATCCACttattgggtggaccacacatgtattttgttttttcaatGGCTAGACATTGATTTCTATTGTGTGCCTCACCAGATTAACAGATGGTGCTGAtatttgcacaaggtgatcctcatggtggggccaacctattcgaaggtttggatgtggcatgcaCAAGATAGGTGGGAAGTTTTTGCTGGGTGAGcggtaacttatggtccaaccgtGAAGTGTTCATGACATCCACTTCGATCATCATGCATGACATCCCTACTTTGGCCATCGGCCTGATTTCCATGACTCGGGCCACACGAGCAAGAACAGTTGGGAGGGGGAGGGAGTGCCCTCGTAagtgttccctatggtgtgacacacctgaatcatggattggAATGATTTTTGAGCCCATGGCCAAACATGGGAGTGCATGcaagatggttggagtggatgtcatcaacACATAATGGTGAGGTCAACAGAGGTCCCTTGCACCATGATTGTGGTGGAAACTTTTGCACTTGatcattttcttccttcagaAACAGGCATTTGTTATCAAGGAAATGAAAAGATGTCAATCATGGAAATTTTCTGTTGGGCCGTCAGTCACCATTCAGAATGTCCATGTAATTTGTAAGGAAAAAAGATTGGTAGAATggggatatatgtgtgtgtgtgtgtgtgagagagagagagagagaaatgctcacacactagTTGGACCGTgagttttggtccaactagccgggcatttaatgttaataaatgctaTATCCGGAAAattattttcaaaaagaaaatgacTTACCCACTTTGatcggccccaccatggtgttaatGGGAAATCCACCCCAATCATCACATGATTCACCTCACGCTGGACCCATGGTCtcaaaatcagctccatccatggttaaggtggaccacacgactaaAAACAGAATACGGGAAGAGCTTATCCTCCAAATCGTCTTCCTTGGCATGGCCCAGCTGAATCATGTATAGGCATGATTTCTTAGACATCAAGCCTAACTTTTTATATGGctgtaatggttggagtggatttccaagGCCCAACtgggtgggccctgtaaaaatcaagggtcgacgcctttcccaattgtttccatttggtatggcccacttcattcatgAATTAGCCTAGATTTTTTCCTGtgggcctaacatgggattaaacataatgatcggagtggatcccacacacatatcacagtggccccGTTAAAAGATGAAAGGTTGAAGTTGGTGAGGCACTTGTTGGTTCCGAGAAAATTGGTACGTTACCGGGAATGGACGGGAGTAGAtcgggtgttacccgggtaacatacCAATAGGTGCTTCCTtaaccgtgggacccactttgatatatttgttgtatatccacgctatccatcagtttttacaaatcattttaatggatggtcccaaaaattaaacagatccacctatcaagtgagccccaccacaggaaatagtgaacaTTGAACGCCCATCTTTataaccttcctatggcccactgtaatgtttattttccatccaacatccaGCTTATTcataatccaacctattcataaggtcacgcaaacctggattaggaaaaaaaatatatatcaatgtgatccagaacttccgtcaccctaacaagttttcaatggtggggtttaatcctcactattttctgtggtgtggtctactttagctttggatctccctcatttttggcctcatgccctaaaaatgttatgataa
Proteins encoded in this window:
- the LOC131219997 gene encoding E3 ubiquitin-protein ligase MBR1-like, producing MARDHTISCKISGQIKKSNENQEPIAAIEIRLKKKHRQLLDLSRHDLTFTVATDTEILNITKSLSVEMSSLLIPQNLQLFIPTMLSDLELCSCALGNLKEPIAVSLRSIAEEVVRRGRYSLQVVLEIQHLTSSFYFEDEVIHQATTDSMDIDGNSGRFGGTPASRSSIEEALRTEKVGERDWMENCRICLDEFGEGMEVKRMPCLHVFHGACITQWLKQSSMCPLCRVRV